The DNA region ACGTAACCTAATCCTTCAGATGAACCTCCTGCATTGGTGTAAAAAAGTTGACCTCTTAAAATAATGTGATTAGTCATTTCATAAGCCAAGTATGATTGAAATGCTGGATATTTTTTATATTGAAAACCACCTTCTCCACCTAATGTATTAACCCCAACGCCTAAACCTAAATGCGTTTTTTCCCAAAAAGATTCTGATTGACAAAAACTTATATTTTGGATCAATAAAAGAAAAATTAGTATTTTAAATGTTGGATTAAAAAACATACACTTGGTTAGAACGACTCAAATATTTACAAATATACGGGAGGGCAATTTTGTAGATTTCGCCTGCTATGTCCACTTGATTTTTGAGAACGATGGCTGCTATAATCGCCACCTAATCTAAATGTTACACCAAACAAAAAATTATAATAGACATCATTTTTTATAGAGGAACTTTTAAATTGATATCCATCAATTTCATCTGTATTAGTTAATCTAAAATTACCTTCACCAAATAGGCGTATATTGTCCGTAATAGCATATTTTATGCCACCACCAAATGGTATATTTATTTTTCTAGGAACTGATGCTAAGTCGTAATTATACTTATCATATCTTTTGGTAACATCGTTATATTCGTAGTAAAATGGGGTGTAGTGAAAATAACCAACACCTGCAAATATATAAGGAGTCCATTTACTACCTTCATTCATATTAAGCAAGTCAAATTCTGGCATGATGCTGATCTCTTGGATATTAGATCTAAATGGATGTAATTGTTGTCTTTCACTACCTTGATCGCTCGCTCCAACGGAACCAAATGTTACTTGACCTTTTATATAAAAATGATCATTAAG from Rhizosphaericola mali includes:
- a CDS encoding DUF6089 family protein, yielding MKSLFFQCTFALLSMLIISQVHGQSFSEKLHLGIGFGPMRYYGDIYSEYTQFSVAGNIRYELNDHFYIKGQVTFGSVGASDQGSERQQLHPFRSNIQEISIMPEFDLLNMNEGSKWTPYIFAGVGYFHYTPFYYEYNDVTKRYDKYNYDLASVPRKINIPFGGGIKYAITDNIRLFGEGNFRLTNTDEIDGYQFKSSSIKNDVYYNFLFGVTFRLGGDYSSHRSQKSSGHSRRNLQNCPPVYL